The following nucleotide sequence is from Pseudoalteromonas xiamenensis.
AACGCTTCGTAATCTTCTCTATGTAATAACTGCACGCATTGCAATTGCAGTTCTAGCTTACGGTGTTGATTTGACTGAAGAGGAGAAGGCTCAGCTGGCGTTGGTGCACCGAGAATGTGTGGAGTGAGCGCATTTAAATCGTCAATGGATACCGGATTTTGTTTCGAAAATGTGAGGAGTTGAACTAACGTTTTCTCGAGCTCGGAGTAGTTACCAGGCCACTGATATTTACACAAAAAGTGCTTAGCAAGAGGTTCAACATACTGATCGTCAAACAATTTGTGCTGTTCTATCATTCGTTCAATGATCTCTGCAAGGTCGTTAGGTCTATCTCGCAGTGGTGGCACCACTAAAGTTAGGAAATCCAACCGTGTAAATAACGCGACGGAAAAACGCCCATCCCGAGTGAGTTGGGATAAGGACTGTGAAGTACTAACCATCACGCGAACGTCTCTTAAGCCACAAGCATCATGGTCGTCAGAACAGTCGGTCATCATATCTGCGAGTTGCAACTGAGCACTATAAGGGAGTTGGTCAATATGGCTAAGCAGCAAGGAGTCCGCGCGTGCTCTTCGCACAGAATCTTGAAAACGAGATAAAAACGATGCGACGTCATTTTGGAATAATTGGCAGTCTAGCTCGATAAATGCGCCTTGCCTCGACGGGTCGTTGAAATGGACCGCGCACGCGACGTTGAGCTTCTCACAGCCACTTTCGCCTTGCACAATAACGGGGTATCTGGCACTTGCTGCACGTTCTATTTGGCTATCGAGTTGAAAAATAGCATCACTAAAACCAATTAAGGGTAGAGTGCGACCAAGTTGCTTATCACAACGGTGATGGGTGCTGTTACGTTGGATAAGAAATGCAACTGCCTTGGAAATTTGGTGCAGGTGCTCTTGTGACAGTGATTTGATCACCTGTCGGCGAAATAAATTTAGTGCGCCCACTTGCCGGCGTTGATACATAATCGGAAAACTGCATATAGGTTGGTTAATGGCGCTCGGGGAGTGACCATAGACTAGTTGTTTGTGGTTGTCCCCCGCGACTTCAATGGTGAGCGAATCTGACGCAATCGGGGTGAGTTGTTGATGTAAATATTTAGTGAGTTCTACCGTCAATTCTGGCGTTGCAGAAGATTGAAAAGTAGAAGCAGATAGTGATTGTGAGCGAATATCCATGTATGACTCCAAAGTAAGCTCACCTTGTTATGTTTTTCCTTACTGCAAGCAATTTACTTGCCTTAAATGATTGCTATCTGAGTAAGTAATTAATTACTTTTCAAGGTGAACGGGTTGCCTTGGCGTTCAAATTACTGAATAGGCGAAGCTGGGTATCGGGGAAATCAACGGATAAATGATTACAATGTATTACAATCGGTTAACTTTTGAGTAATAAAAAAGGCAGGGAACCTGCCTTCGTGAAATAATCGGATGTGTGACCGCCGCGTGCTTGTTAGAGCTTGGTATTAGTCACACAATCGATTTAAGCCGTTTAATGCCGCAACACGATAGGCTTCAGCCATGGTTGGATAGTTAAACGTCGTGTTGACGAAATACTCGACATTATTACCGCCATTTTTCTGTTCCATAATAGCTTGGCCGATATGGATAATTTCGGACGCACGCTCACCAAAACAATGTACGCCGAGAATTTCTTTGGTATCTGCATGGAACAATATTTTTAGGCTACCCACTTCTGTGCCCGTGATTTGCGCGCGGGCCAAATGTTTGAATTGCGCACGCCCAACTTCATAGGGAATTTTAGCCGCAGTGAGCTCTTGCTCTGTTTTTCCAACGGAACTCATCTCTGGAATAGTGTATATCCCCGTTGGGATATCGATGATGAGCTTTTCATCTTTATTGCCGCGAATAATGGCATCTGCGGCAATACGGCCCTGATCAAAGGCTGCACTGGCCAAGCTTGGGTAACCAATGACATCGCCAACCGCGTAAATGTTATCAATCTCGGTTTGGTAGGCTTGATTCACTTTCAATTGACCACGTCCATCCGCTTTTAGACCCACCGCAGCAAGGTTTAGAGAATCCGTGTTACCTGTACGCCCATTGGCAAACAACAAGCAATCTGCTTTGACTTTTTTGCCCGAACGCAAATGTAAAATGACGCAATCTTCACGTGTTTCAACGTGATCAAACTCTTCATTGTGGCGAATAACAATACCATTGTTCCAAAAGTGGTAACTCAGCGCGTCAGAGATTTCATCGTCCATAAAGGCCAAAAGACGTTCACGAGTGTTTATCAAATCGACTTTGGCCCCAAGGCCTTTAAAGATTGACGCATATTCACAGCCAATGACACCAGCACCGTAAATCATGATGCGTTGTGGATCTGTTTTGAGACTTAAAATAGTATCGCTGTCGTAAACACGAGGGTGGTTAAAATCAATTTCTTTTGGACGATATGGCCTTGAGCCTGTGGCAATCACCACTATCGGCGCTGTAACCAATTCAAACGTGCCATCAGGGTGTGTGATTTTTACGGTGTATCGGTCGACAAAACTGGCATCACCTTGAAATAACGTGATGCGATTACGTTCATAGAAGCTAGAGCGCAGGCTGGCTTGTTTACCTATCACGTCGCTGGCGTGATTGAGAATATCTGAAAACGTCATACGCTGGTTGCGTTCAGAGATCCGATAAAATGGACTGGCTTTAAACTCAATAAAACGACTAACTGAGTGGCGCAGAGCTTTCGATGGAATTGTACCCCAATGCACGCAACCACCGCCTACTGCTTGCAGGCGCTCTACCACGGCGACGCGTTTATTGCGTTTGGACAAATTCATTGCCGCGCCTTCACCACCAGGGCCTGTGCCGATGATGATAGCGTCGTATTGGAATGCGGGTTT
It contains:
- the sthA gene encoding Si-specific NAD(P)(+) transhydrogenase gives rise to the protein MAKTNPATATSVETPKPAFQYDAIIIGTGPGGEGAAMNLSKRNKRVAVVERLQAVGGGCVHWGTIPSKALRHSVSRFIEFKASPFYRISERNQRMTFSDILNHASDVIGKQASLRSSFYERNRITLFQGDASFVDRYTVKITHPDGTFELVTAPIVVIATGSRPYRPKEIDFNHPRVYDSDTILSLKTDPQRIMIYGAGVIGCEYASIFKGLGAKVDLINTRERLLAFMDDEISDALSYHFWNNGIVIRHNEEFDHVETREDCVILHLRSGKKVKADCLLFANGRTGNTDSLNLAAVGLKADGRGQLKVNQAYQTEIDNIYAVGDVIGYPSLASAAFDQGRIAADAIIRGNKDEKLIIDIPTGIYTIPEMSSVGKTEQELTAAKIPYEVGRAQFKHLARAQITGTEVGSLKILFHADTKEILGVHCFGERASEIIHIGQAIMEQKNGGNNVEYFVNTTFNYPTMAEAYRVAALNGLNRLCD
- a CDS encoding helix-turn-helix domain-containing protein, giving the protein MDIRSQSLSASTFQSSATPELTVELTKYLHQQLTPIASDSLTIEVAGDNHKQLVYGHSPSAINQPICSFPIMYQRRQVGALNLFRRQVIKSLSQEHLHQISKAVAFLIQRNSTHHRCDKQLGRTLPLIGFSDAIFQLDSQIERAASARYPVIVQGESGCEKLNVACAVHFNDPSRQGAFIELDCQLFQNDVASFLSRFQDSVRRARADSLLLSHIDQLPYSAQLQLADMMTDCSDDHDACGLRDVRVMVSTSQSLSQLTRDGRFSVALFTRLDFLTLVVPPLRDRPNDLAEIIERMIEQHKLFDDQYVEPLAKHFLCKYQWPGNYSELEKTLVQLLTFSKQNPVSIDDLNALTPHILGAPTPAEPSPLQSNQHRKLELQLQCVQLLHREDYEAFAHLHPGLAKALKYIGEQWQQDLSLTNVASNAFVSPSHLSYLFKKNLERSFKQILTELRIEKAKSKIEANPHIRITDLCLDVGFGDLSHFEKVFRRYTNETPREYKKRFHL